AATTGCAATTTGACAGCAAATGATGGTACTTCCCAAGTTTATTTAGGAAGACCATGGCGTATTTATGCTAAAACGGTTTTTATCGAATGTAAGCTTGGAAAACATATCTCACCGGTTGGTTGGCACAATTGGTCAAAACCTGATGCTGAAATTAATGCCTTTTATGCCGAATATAACTGTTCTGGAGAAGGATTTTCTCCAAAAGCCAGAGTAAGTTGGTCACATCAATTAAGTAAAGCAGAAGCCAAAAAATACACAATCAAAACTATTTTAGGAGAGAAGTTTTTGAAAAATATTCAAGAATGGAACTCCGATTTAAAATGATATAAATACTAAATCAATGAAATATACTTTTCTTATTTTATCGCTACTGGCTTTAAATGTTTCGGCGCAAAAAGTTACTATTTATGGTATTGGCGATTCTACAATGGCAGATAAAGTAAAACCTAATGAAAATCCAGAACATGGATGGTTGCAAGTGTTTCCAAACTTTATGACCAACGATGCAAAAATTATAAACAAAGCAGTTAATGGTAGAAGTACTAAAAGTTTTATCAACCAACATCGTTGGGATAGTATTTATAAATACTTGAAAAAAGGCGATTATGTTTTTATTCAATTTGGTCACAATGATGCCAAACAAGAAGATTCAACACGTTATACAAATCCACACACGGCTTATCGCCATAACTTAATTAAATTCGTTACTGAAGCACGTCAAAAAGGAGCTATTCCTATTTTGTTTTCTTCAATCGTGAGAAGACATTTCAATGAACAAGGAACATTAATCAGCACACATGGAGAATACACACAAGAAGCAAGACTAGTTTCTCAAGAGTATAAAGTCCCGTTTATTGATTTAGAATATTACACCGAACAATTAGAAATGTCTTACGGACCTGAAAAATCAAAAGAATTGCATTTACATTTTAAACAAGGCGATGTTGCTTATTATCCCGAAGGAAAAGAAGATAATACACATTTATCAAAAAAAGGCGCAGAGGAAGTTTCTAAACTTGTTATTGCAGAGTTAAAGAAACTCAATATTTTGACAGAATACATTAAGAAATAAAAAAAAACGCTCAATTTAAATTGAGCGTTTTTGTGGGGAGAGCAGGATTCGAACCTGCGAAGACGTAGTCAGCGGATTTACAGTCCGCCCTCGTTGGCCGCTTGAGTATCTCCCCAAACCTTGTTTCGAGGATGCAAATATAATAAGTGTTTTGGCAGTAGCAAATAAATTAAAAGTAAATTTTACTTTCTATTTTTAATTTGTTGAAAACGAAATAAATAAAAAAATCTCCCAATGGGAGATTTTAAATTATCTAGTAAATAAGTATTAGTTTTTAGCTAATAACTCATTTACTTTAGCTTTTAATTGTTCGCCTCTTAAATCTTTAGCTACAATAT
The window above is part of the Flavobacterium sp. PMTSA4 genome. Proteins encoded here:
- a CDS encoding rhamnogalacturonan acetylesterase: MKYTFLILSLLALNVSAQKVTIYGIGDSTMADKVKPNENPEHGWLQVFPNFMTNDAKIINKAVNGRSTKSFINQHRWDSIYKYLKKGDYVFIQFGHNDAKQEDSTRYTNPHTAYRHNLIKFVTEARQKGAIPILFSSIVRRHFNEQGTLISTHGEYTQEARLVSQEYKVPFIDLEYYTEQLEMSYGPEKSKELHLHFKQGDVAYYPEGKEDNTHLSKKGAEEVSKLVIAELKKLNILTEYIKK